The following are encoded in a window of Bacillus sp. es.036 genomic DNA:
- a CDS encoding energy-coupling factor transporter transmembrane component T family protein, translated as MQNIIIGQYVPGQSFIHKLDPRAKLLTAFLFVIIVFLANNWITYALLGAFTLLAIFVSRLPLRYIYNGLKPILLVIILTFLLHVFLTKEGPLLFDWGFLEVYEGGVKQGVFISLRLLFLIMITSLLTLTTTPIDITVGIETLLGPMKKVGLPVHEFALMMSIALRFIPTLLEETEKIMKAQSARGAQFSSGPIKERLKSIVPLLVPLFVSAFKRAEDLAMAMEARGYRGGEGRTSIRLLKWSGKDTTLFVILLLLCISLLLLRS; from the coding sequence ATGCAAAATATCATTATTGGACAATACGTTCCGGGACAATCCTTTATTCATAAACTTGATCCGAGAGCTAAGCTTTTAACTGCGTTTCTTTTTGTCATTATCGTCTTTTTAGCGAACAATTGGATTACCTATGCTTTGCTTGGTGCTTTTACCTTACTGGCGATTTTTGTCTCTCGACTACCTCTTCGCTATATTTATAATGGTCTTAAGCCCATTTTGCTCGTTATCATCCTCACGTTTCTCCTACATGTATTTTTAACGAAGGAAGGGCCCTTGCTGTTTGATTGGGGATTTCTTGAAGTATATGAAGGTGGAGTGAAGCAGGGGGTTTTTATCTCGCTTCGTTTATTGTTTTTAATTATGATTACTTCTCTCTTAACGCTAACTACGACACCAATTGATATTACGGTAGGGATTGAAACGTTGCTTGGCCCAATGAAAAAAGTGGGCTTACCAGTTCATGAATTTGCGCTGATGATGTCGATCGCCCTTAGGTTTATACCTACCCTTCTGGAAGAGACAGAGAAAATCATGAAAGCTCAATCTGCCCGTGGTGCCCAATTCTCAAGCGGTCCGATTAAAGAACGTTTGAAAAGCATCGTGCCACTTCTTGTACCACTCTTTGTTAGTGCGTTTAAACGAGCAGAAGATCTTGCTATGGCGATGGAAGCGAGAGGTTACCGCGGCGGAGAAGGTAGAACGAGCATACGTTTACTAAAATGGTCTGGAAAAGATACTACCCTATTTGTGATTCTTCTCCTGCTCTGTATTAGTTTACTACTGCTAAGAAGTTAG
- a CDS encoding energy-coupling factor ABC transporter ATP-binding protein, with translation MDITIKELEHSYSKGTPFERKALSNINLSIPSGTFQTIIGHTGSGKSTLIQHLNGLLKPTRGSIQIGEFFIQAGVKEKRLKALRKHVGIVFQYPEHQLFEETIEKDIIFGPLNFGVSEEEAKKRATRLIHQVGLDESYLSRSPFDLSGGQMRRVAIAGVLAMKPSILILDEPTAGLDPRGRREIMDLFYRLHEEEGLTTILVTHSMEDAARFSDDILIMEKGGIALQGGPEKIFSNPEALKKLSLDVPETVQFIHRLEERFTKNLPHSVFTLDAAVDAALSILQKGEEDS, from the coding sequence ATGGACATTACAATCAAAGAATTAGAGCATTCGTACAGTAAAGGAACACCATTTGAACGAAAAGCTCTTTCAAATATTAATTTATCGATTCCATCAGGCACGTTTCAAACGATTATTGGTCACACTGGTTCGGGAAAGTCGACGTTAATTCAGCATTTAAATGGACTTCTAAAACCAACGCGAGGAAGTATTCAAATTGGTGAGTTTTTCATACAAGCTGGTGTAAAAGAGAAACGGTTAAAAGCACTGAGAAAACATGTAGGGATAGTTTTTCAATATCCAGAGCATCAGCTATTTGAAGAAACCATTGAAAAAGACATTATTTTTGGGCCGCTTAACTTTGGTGTTTCAGAAGAAGAAGCAAAGAAGCGTGCAACAAGACTAATTCATCAAGTGGGACTTGATGAATCTTATCTTAGTCGCTCTCCCTTTGATTTAAGTGGGGGGCAAATGAGACGGGTTGCTATCGCTGGGGTACTAGCCATGAAGCCATCCATTCTTATATTGGATGAGCCAACCGCTGGCCTTGATCCTCGCGGTAGACGTGAAATTATGGATCTTTTTTATCGTCTACATGAAGAAGAGGGATTAACGACGATTCTTGTCACTCATAGCATGGAAGATGCAGCGCGTTTTTCGGATGACATTTTAATTATGGAAAAGGGTGGCATCGCCCTGCAAGGTGGGCCAGAGAAAATTTTTTCAAATCCTGAAGCTTTAAAAAAACTAAGCCTTGATGTCCCAGAAACGGTACAGTTCATTCATCGCCTGGAAGAGCGCTTTACTAAAAATCTTCCTCACAGTGTTTTTACACTTGATGCAGCGGTAGATGCAGCGTTATCGATTTTGCAGAAGGGAGAGGAGGATTCCTAA